A section of the Phaseolus vulgaris cultivar G19833 chromosome 8, P. vulgaris v2.0, whole genome shotgun sequence genome encodes:
- the LOC137823758 gene encoding WAT1-related protein At1g44800-like: MENENASSGFGKGFNKAKPYLAMVSLQFGYSGMYIITMVSFKHGMSHWVLSVYRHIVATLIMAPFAFFLERKIRPKMTLPVFLRLAALGFLEPVLDQNLYNMGMKNTSTTFASATVNVLPAITFIMALIFRLETVNLRKIHSVAKVIGTAVTVTGAMVMTLYKGSALQFVKGQANHQESGSTTQPSEQNWVLGTVMLLASCGGWASFFILQSFTLKMYPAELSVTAWICFLGIFEGSIASFIFERDMSVWSIGIDSRLLACVYSGVVCSGMAYYVQGVVTRERGPVFVTSFSPLCMIITAALGSIVLAEQVYMGSVIGAIIIVSGLYTVVWGKSKDNVNKTEAEKSEGQELPIKDSAASGSGIFDSIEINVPSGAGKNVLASPRT; the protein is encoded by the exons ATGGAAAATGAAAATGCTTCTAGTGGATTTGGTAAAGGGTTCAACAAGGCTAAGCCTTACCTGGCTATGGTGTCCCTTCAGTTTGGTTACTCAGGAATGTACATCATCACCATGGTTTCTTTCAAGCATGGCATGAGCCATTGGGTACTCTCAGTGTACCGTCATATAGTTGCCACTCTCATCATGGCCCCTTTTGCATTTTTTCTTGAAAG AAAAATACGACCAAAGATGACTCTCCCTGTGTTCCTGAGGCTAGCAGCACTTGGTTTCCTTGA GCCAGTGCTTGACCAAAACTTGTACAACATGGGGATGAAGAACACCTCAACAACGTTTGCATCGGCCACAGTTAATGTTCTCCCAGCCATTACTTTTATAATGGCACTTATATTCAG GTTAGAGACAGTGAATTTGAGAAAAATACACAGCGTGGCCAAGGTAATTGGAACCGCAGTAACAGTCACAGGAGCCATGGTTATGACCTTGTACAAAGGCTCTGCCCTTCAGTTCGTCAAGGGTCAAGCAAACCACCAGGAAAGTGGCAGCACCACACAACCATCTGAACAAAACTGGGTGCTTGGCACAGTAATGCTCCTAGCAAGTTGTGGTGGTTGGGCCAGTTTCTTTATCTTGCAG TCCTTCACATTGAAGATGTACCCGGCAGAGCTCTCAGTCACAGCTTGGATTTGCTTTTTGGGCATTTTTGAGGGTTCAATTGCAAGCTTTATATTTGAACGTGACATGAGTGTGTGGTCCATAGGCATCGACTCAAGGCTCCTTGCTTGTGTTTATTCT GGTGTGGTGTGTTCTGGAATGGCATACTATGTACAAGGAGTTGTGACCAGGGAACGTGGACCTGTGTTTGTGACTTCTTTCAGTCCACTATGTATGATTATCACTGCTGCATTGGGATCCATTGTCTTGGCTGAGCAAGTTTACATGGGAAG TGTAATTGGAGCAATTATCATTGTGAGTGGACTTTACACAGTGGTATGGGGAAAAAGCAAAGACAATGTGAACAAAACCGAGGCAGAGAAAAGTGAAGGCCAAGAATTGCCAATTAAGGACAGTGCAGCATCAGGATCAGGCATTTTTGACAGCATTGAGATCAATGTTCCTTCTGGAGCAGGAAAGAATGTTCTTGCATCACCAAGAACATAA